From a region of the Chitinophaga caseinilytica genome:
- a CDS encoding lipocalin family protein produces the protein MTRILLPAILLLAAACNNGEGEAHKDSVAVTGSDTIFIERPLEPAVALDSVHIDSSLVPGRWVQPAEGVDTLLLGFQLKKGGKASSIQLESLKYQSWSLHKDTLLLHGLAGYSKADTTFLQTDTLLIRELSDTALRVHPVNAAEGHIETFKRQTSTSTKKRR, from the coding sequence ATGACCCGTATCCTCCTGCCAGCGATCCTCCTCCTCGCCGCCGCGTGCAACAACGGCGAAGGTGAAGCGCATAAAGACAGTGTAGCCGTTACCGGAAGCGACACCATCTTCATCGAACGGCCGCTGGAACCCGCCGTGGCATTGGATTCGGTTCATATCGACTCCTCCCTCGTGCCCGGCCGCTGGGTACAGCCCGCCGAAGGGGTAGACACCCTCCTCCTCGGGTTTCAACTCAAAAAAGGCGGCAAAGCCTCCTCCATCCAGCTGGAATCCCTCAAATACCAATCCTGGAGCCTCCATAAAGACACCCTCCTCCTCCACGGCCTCGCCGGATACTCCAAAGCCGACACCACCTTCCTGCAGACAGACACCCTCCTCATCCGGGAACTCTCCGATACCGCCCTCCGCGTCCACCCCGTAAACGCCGCAGAAGGCCATATCGAAACCTTCAAACGACAAACCTCCACTTCCACCAAAAAACGCCGGTAA
- a CDS encoding TolC family protein: MKKWIIPFLFLSSAWTTNVYAQTKQLSLQEALRFALDHNQQLAVSRLEEQIGKQKTLEVRAQALPQITGNANITDNIKKQVMVLPGEFNRDEPGKPVALPVGTTWNASASAELNQQLFNQSVFTGLQAARSGEEYYTLQTQQTKEVVIYNVSALYYSLLVKQEKLNVVQSNIDKMTKLVETTQSQLDNGLAKRIDLDRIKVSLVNYQTQKSQLINQLKVDENKLKQAMGMPVAEDLEFPPLALSDIEQKAAVTTDFGEFNLSNRTEYKLLKKNEELQEFQKKAYIAEYFPSLSFNGRYSYNSLSDKFDMFKGNNGTANNFGMASIGLTLKIPIFDGFARRSRVNQANYTLEQIAKKLDANKMELTTAFENARLSLLNSLSTIKSQKENVALADEVYASTQNNYNLGLANLTDLLNSETSLAEAQNSYNEALLQYKLAELDLIKSHGNLPSLLN; encoded by the coding sequence ATGAAAAAATGGATCATACCGTTCCTGTTCCTCTCTTCCGCCTGGACCACGAACGTTTACGCACAAACGAAACAGCTGTCGCTGCAGGAGGCCCTCCGTTTTGCGCTGGATCATAACCAGCAGCTGGCCGTCAGCCGCCTGGAAGAGCAGATCGGCAAGCAGAAAACCCTGGAAGTCCGCGCCCAGGCCCTCCCCCAGATCACCGGCAACGCCAACATCACCGACAACATCAAGAAACAGGTGATGGTGCTCCCCGGAGAATTCAACCGCGACGAGCCCGGCAAACCGGTGGCTCTCCCCGTTGGTACCACCTGGAACGCCTCGGCCTCCGCGGAACTGAACCAGCAACTGTTCAACCAGAGCGTTTTCACCGGCCTCCAGGCCGCCCGCTCCGGCGAGGAATATTACACCCTCCAAACGCAACAAACGAAAGAAGTTGTCATCTATAACGTGTCCGCACTGTATTACAGCCTCCTCGTAAAACAGGAAAAACTTAACGTAGTGCAGAGCAATATCGACAAGATGACCAAGCTCGTCGAAACCACCCAAAGCCAGCTAGATAACGGCCTGGCCAAAAGGATCGATCTCGACCGCATCAAAGTGAGCCTGGTGAACTACCAAACCCAGAAAAGCCAGCTGATCAACCAGCTGAAAGTGGACGAGAACAAGCTGAAACAAGCCATGGGCATGCCGGTGGCCGAAGACCTCGAGTTCCCTCCCCTCGCCCTCAGCGACATCGAACAGAAAGCCGCGGTGACGACGGATTTCGGGGAATTCAACCTGTCGAACCGCACCGAATACAAACTGCTGAAGAAAAACGAAGAGCTGCAGGAATTCCAGAAGAAAGCGTACATCGCCGAATACTTCCCCAGTCTTTCCTTCAACGGCCGGTATTCCTATAACAGCCTGAGCGACAAGTTCGACATGTTCAAAGGCAACAACGGCACCGCCAATAATTTCGGCATGGCTTCCATCGGGCTGACATTGAAGATCCCCATCTTCGACGGCTTCGCCCGCCGCAGCCGCGTGAACCAGGCCAATTACACCCTGGAGCAGATCGCCAAAAAACTGGATGCCAACAAAATGGAACTGACCACCGCGTTCGAGAACGCAAGGCTCAGCCTCCTGAACAGCCTCAGCACCATCAAGTCGCAAAAGGAAAACGTAGCCCTCGCCGACGAGGTGTACGCATCCACCCAAAATAATTACAACCTGGGCCTCGCCAACCTGACGGACCTCCTCAACTCGGAGACCTCCCTCGCCGAAGCCCAGAACAGCTATAACGAAGCCCTGCTCCAATATAAACTCGCAGAGCTCGACCTCATCAAATCACACGGTAACCTGCCCTCACTCTTAAACTAA
- the dnaN gene encoding DNA polymerase III subunit beta codes for MKFIVSSSTLLKQLQQISGVINSNTVLPILEDFLFQIEKNELTVVATDLETVMKVKLEVEAKESGRICIPAKILMDSLKNLPDQPLTFNIDLNSFAVEITSDNGKYKVMGENPENFPKEPAAEDATNFTMISSALLTAINKTLFAVSNDDLRPQMTGVFFELHPDNITFVATDAHRLVKYVRTDVKCPQDDTFIVPKKPLNLLKSAIPDNESEIRIAYSSNHFFVSHENAQMICRLIDARFPDYKVVIPKDNPYRLTLVKSDFQNALKRVSVFANKSTNQVALSISGSELQLSAQDVDFSFEGNERMSCQYSGEDMQIAFNAKFLIEMLHAAEGDEITIDLSAPTKAGILRPVEKAEEEDLLMLVMPLLMNN; via the coding sequence ATGAAGTTTATCGTTTCTTCCTCCACTTTACTGAAACAATTGCAACAGATCAGCGGCGTGATCAACTCCAACACCGTGCTGCCCATTCTCGAAGATTTTCTTTTCCAGATCGAAAAGAATGAGCTGACCGTTGTGGCCACCGACCTGGAAACCGTGATGAAGGTGAAACTGGAGGTAGAGGCCAAGGAAAGCGGCCGCATCTGTATCCCGGCCAAGATCCTCATGGATTCCCTGAAGAACCTGCCCGATCAACCGCTGACCTTCAACATCGATCTCAACTCCTTCGCTGTCGAAATCACTTCCGACAACGGTAAATACAAGGTGATGGGCGAAAACCCGGAGAACTTCCCGAAAGAGCCCGCGGCAGAAGACGCCACCAATTTCACCATGATCTCCTCCGCACTGCTCACGGCCATCAACAAAACGCTGTTCGCCGTTAGCAACGACGACCTCCGCCCGCAGATGACCGGCGTGTTCTTCGAGCTCCACCCGGATAATATCACCTTCGTGGCTACTGACGCGCACCGGCTGGTAAAGTACGTTCGGACAGACGTGAAATGCCCGCAGGACGATACTTTCATCGTTCCCAAAAAGCCGCTGAACCTGCTGAAATCCGCTATTCCCGATAACGAAAGCGAGATCCGCATCGCGTACAGCAGCAACCACTTCTTCGTTTCCCACGAGAACGCACAAATGATCTGCCGCCTGATCGACGCGCGTTTCCCCGATTATAAAGTCGTGATCCCGAAAGACAATCCGTATCGCCTCACCCTCGTGAAAAGCGATTTCCAGAACGCCCTGAAGCGGGTGAGCGTGTTCGCCAACAAGAGCACCAACCAGGTGGCGCTGAGCATCAGCGGCTCCGAGCTGCAGCTTTCCGCACAGGATGTGGACTTCTCTTTCGAAGGTAACGAGCGCATGAGCTGCCAGTACAGCGGCGAGGATATGCAGATCGCTTTCAACGCCAAATTCCTCATCGAAATGCTGCACGCAGCGGAGGGAGACGAAATCACCATCGACCTGAGCGCGCCTACCAAGGCCGGCATCCTCCGTCCGGTAGAAAAAGCCGAAGAGGAAGACCTGCTCATGCTGGTGATGCCCCTGCTGATGAACAATTGA
- a CDS encoding TetR/AcrR family transcriptional regulator: MRDRILETTLRLCKTFGVKSITMQDIARECGISKKTVYEHFSDKNELIDEVTGYMTDTYRDRLAECHDAGKNAIDELVMSINHTEHMARSTNPVLLFELEKYHPSAWKRVQHFKQEEMAATVLGNLERGIAEGLYRPNLRTDIMVHLRLLQMDSLFNPMHFPAAQFELHDVMYQLTVHYINGIATPEGQALLETYLPSAITA; this comes from the coding sequence ATGCGAGACAGGATTCTGGAAACAACGCTGCGCTTGTGCAAAACTTTCGGGGTGAAAAGCATCACGATGCAAGACATCGCCCGGGAATGCGGTATCTCCAAGAAAACAGTTTACGAACACTTCTCCGACAAAAACGAACTGATCGACGAAGTGACCGGCTATATGACCGACACCTACCGCGACCGGCTCGCCGAATGTCACGACGCCGGAAAGAATGCGATCGATGAGCTCGTGATGTCTATCAACCACACCGAGCACATGGCGCGGAGCACCAACCCCGTCCTCCTCTTCGAACTGGAGAAATACCACCCCTCCGCCTGGAAGCGGGTGCAGCATTTCAAACAGGAAGAAATGGCGGCCACCGTGCTCGGCAACCTGGAAAGAGGCATCGCCGAAGGGCTCTACCGGCCCAACCTGCGGACAGACATCATGGTGCACCTGCGGCTCCTCCAGATGGATTCGCTCTTCAACCCGATGCACTTCCCCGCCGCGCAGTTCGAACTGCACGACGTGATGTACCAGCTCACCGTTCATTATATCAACGGCATCGCCACCCCGGAAGGACAGGCGCTGCTGGAAACATACCTTCCTTCCGCCATCACCGCATAA
- a CDS encoding pyridoxal phosphate-dependent aminotransferase: MKLSHLAETLIGSEIIKLAGEIKEKQAKGEKIYNFTIGDFDPKVFPIPLEFENEICQAYRDKYTNYPPADGILELRKAVGQFISEREGLDYDPMSEIVISCGGRPIIYATYRTIVDRGEKVIYATPSWNNNHYTHFLEGEHVVLETKVENDFMPTAAELKPLLKGATLLALCSPQNPTGTTFAKKQLEEICDMVLEENKSRSADEKPLYVLFDQMYWVLTFGDTQHYNPVSLRPEMKDYTIFIDGMSKAFAGTGVRVGWALGPKHVMSKMKSILSHVGAWSPMAEQKAAAKYLVQKENVDKYLAHFKGEVEERLVKIYEGFDALKKAGHAVDAIAPQAAIYLTIKLDLKGKTTADGKVLEDQGAVTSYILDEAKLAVVPFYAFGSDRTSPWYRLSVGTCVKEEIPAMLSALKAALEKLK, from the coding sequence ATGAAACTGTCTCATTTAGCCGAAACGCTGATAGGTTCCGAAATAATCAAACTTGCAGGAGAGATCAAGGAAAAGCAGGCTAAGGGTGAAAAGATCTATAATTTCACCATTGGCGATTTCGATCCCAAGGTTTTCCCCATCCCCCTGGAGTTCGAAAACGAAATCTGCCAGGCATACCGGGATAAATACACCAACTATCCTCCGGCAGACGGTATCCTGGAGCTCCGCAAAGCGGTAGGCCAGTTTATCAGCGAGCGTGAGGGCCTCGATTACGACCCCATGAGCGAGATCGTGATCTCCTGCGGCGGCCGCCCCATCATTTACGCTACTTACCGCACCATCGTTGACCGCGGCGAGAAAGTGATCTACGCCACCCCGTCCTGGAACAACAACCACTACACCCACTTCCTGGAAGGCGAGCACGTGGTGCTCGAAACCAAAGTGGAAAACGACTTCATGCCTACCGCGGCCGAGCTGAAGCCCCTCCTCAAAGGCGCTACCCTCCTCGCCCTCTGCTCTCCCCAGAACCCGACCGGCACCACCTTCGCCAAAAAGCAACTGGAAGAGATCTGCGACATGGTACTGGAAGAAAATAAAAGCCGCTCCGCTGATGAAAAACCCCTCTACGTACTGTTCGACCAGATGTACTGGGTGCTCACCTTCGGCGATACGCAGCACTACAACCCCGTTTCCCTCCGTCCGGAAATGAAGGACTACACCATCTTCATCGACGGTATGTCCAAAGCTTTCGCCGGAACCGGCGTGCGCGTGGGTTGGGCCCTCGGTCCCAAGCACGTGATGAGCAAAATGAAATCCATCCTTTCCCACGTTGGCGCCTGGAGCCCCATGGCAGAACAGAAAGCCGCGGCCAAGTACCTCGTGCAGAAAGAAAACGTCGATAAATACCTCGCTCACTTCAAAGGCGAAGTGGAAGAACGCCTCGTGAAAATCTACGAAGGGTTCGACGCGCTGAAGAAAGCCGGCCACGCCGTAGACGCCATCGCTCCCCAGGCAGCGATTTACCTGACCATCAAGCTCGACCTGAAAGGCAAAACCACTGCCGACGGGAAAGTGCTGGAAGACCAGGGCGCCGTTACCAGCTACATCCTCGACGAAGCGAAACTGGCGGTAGTTCCGTTCTACGCGTTCGGGTCCGACCGTACTTCTCCCTGGTATCGCCTGAGCGTCGGTACCTGCGTGAAGGAAGAGATCCCCGCGATGCTGAGCGCCCTCAAAGCTGCGCTTGAGAAACTGAAATAA
- a CDS encoding TetR/AcrR family transcriptional regulator has translation MLTENRDETRERIIDAALKRFTYYGASKTTMNEIAEDLHCSKASLYYYFPDKQALHVAVLEKAGETYFHDLQEKADQAATARQAFMELIATRHEFARRFCRLELFKVLKDKHLVRIANKAFEAARDREIGIITNIIEKGVDRGEMVSADPAKVAALYMHAMIGLRLSLVSKDLSEEISDEEFERVREWQVQLADIFINSLKK, from the coding sequence ATGTTGACTGAAAACAGGGATGAAACAAGGGAACGCATCATCGATGCGGCACTGAAACGGTTCACGTATTATGGCGCCTCCAAAACGACCATGAACGAAATCGCGGAAGACCTCCATTGCTCCAAAGCATCCCTGTATTACTATTTCCCCGACAAACAGGCACTGCACGTAGCCGTGCTCGAAAAAGCCGGGGAAACCTATTTCCACGATCTCCAGGAAAAAGCCGACCAGGCCGCAACCGCCCGCCAGGCATTCATGGAGCTCATCGCCACCAGGCACGAATTCGCCCGCAGGTTTTGCCGGCTCGAATTGTTTAAAGTGTTGAAAGACAAACACCTGGTACGGATCGCGAACAAAGCCTTCGAAGCCGCGCGCGACCGGGAAATAGGCATCATCACAAACATCATCGAAAAAGGCGTCGACCGTGGAGAAATGGTAAGCGCAGACCCGGCAAAGGTCGCCGCCTTGTATATGCATGCTATGATCGGCTTGCGCCTGTCACTGGTTAGCAAGGATTTAAGTGAAGAGATCAGTGACGAGGAATTTGAAAGGGTGCGGGAGTGGCAGGTGCAACTGGCCGACATATTCATCAATTCATTAAAAAAGTAA
- a CDS encoding efflux RND transporter periplasmic adaptor subunit, giving the protein MKKVLIYGTLTIAALAAIVWKLNANKAANVAKTEFVKQSNSGDIPVLTEKATRVDYDQQFAANGNFEPFKELTYLAEAAGRINQLLVDEGSYVKQGQIMARVDDEIVGTDLASAKANLAQLRVDKDRYESAFKTGGVTQKQMDDARLQYDLAVSRYEAASRKVNDTYVKAPISGFINAKYVEKGTYLSAGTKMFDIVDVSRLKLRVTVPEMQVVNLNLGDKVNVTTNVYPEIQYTGKITFIAAKGDQTLSYPVEMEVTNINGKQLKAGMYGTANFEMPKQEPTMLISRNAFVGGVNSNQIYVLEGGVAKLRKVTAGRIFGDKVEIREGLQDGETVITSGQINLTNGAKVAVQAQ; this is encoded by the coding sequence ATGAAGAAAGTTTTAATCTACGGCACTTTAACTATAGCAGCCCTCGCGGCCATCGTCTGGAAACTCAACGCCAACAAGGCAGCCAACGTCGCCAAGACGGAATTCGTGAAACAAAGCAACTCGGGCGATATTCCCGTGCTCACCGAAAAGGCGACCCGTGTGGATTATGATCAGCAGTTCGCCGCCAACGGCAACTTCGAGCCGTTCAAGGAATTGACCTACCTCGCTGAAGCCGCCGGCCGCATCAATCAACTGCTTGTAGACGAAGGCAGCTACGTAAAACAAGGCCAGATCATGGCGCGTGTAGACGATGAGATCGTAGGTACCGACCTGGCTTCCGCAAAAGCCAATCTCGCACAACTGAGAGTAGATAAAGACAGATATGAGTCCGCTTTCAAAACCGGCGGCGTAACCCAGAAACAAATGGACGACGCCCGCCTCCAGTACGACCTTGCCGTTAGCCGCTACGAAGCCGCCAGCCGCAAAGTGAACGATACGTACGTGAAAGCCCCCATCTCCGGGTTCATCAACGCCAAATACGTGGAAAAAGGAACTTACCTCTCCGCCGGCACCAAAATGTTCGACATCGTAGACGTAAGCCGGCTCAAACTCCGCGTTACCGTTCCGGAAATGCAGGTTGTCAACCTCAACCTGGGCGACAAAGTGAACGTGACCACCAACGTATACCCCGAAATCCAGTATACCGGCAAAATCACCTTCATCGCCGCCAAAGGCGACCAAACACTCAGCTACCCGGTAGAAATGGAAGTGACCAATATCAACGGCAAGCAACTCAAAGCCGGCATGTACGGTACCGCCAACTTCGAAATGCCGAAGCAGGAACCCACCATGCTCATCTCCCGCAACGCATTCGTGGGCGGTGTGAACAGCAACCAGATCTATGTGCTGGAAGGCGGCGTGGCCAAATTGCGCAAAGTGACCGCCGGCCGCATCTTCGGCGATAAAGTCGAAATCCGTGAAGGCCTGCAGGACGGCGAAACCGTGATCACCAGCGGCCAGATCAACCTGACCAACGGAGCCAAAGTAGCCGTGCAGGCACAGTAA
- a CDS encoding sterol desaturase family protein, which translates to MMEFFEHIPSHYRTAMLVAGLVLLWVIEGVIPRMRFRNNRFKHAGTNLFFTLTTALVNLGFAFLIVKVSDWTASEPFGLLYLFGMPVWLHCLLAVMMMDFIGAWLVHWVQHKTAWMWHFHKIHHTDTAVDATTALRHHPVESVFRVGALLLAIFTMGVPMWMVMFYQSLSAFMSQFNHANIHLPQAVDRALSWVIVSPDMHKVHHSRYQRETDSNYANIFSIWDRLFGTFVTVKDTTRLRYGLDEYLDERYQQIGPLLKTPWEDVPVADPQHQQTGLHQ; encoded by the coding sequence ATGATGGAGTTTTTCGAACATATCCCATCTCACTACCGCACCGCGATGCTGGTGGCTGGGCTGGTGCTCCTCTGGGTGATCGAAGGCGTGATCCCGAGGATGCGGTTCCGGAATAACCGGTTCAAACATGCGGGGACGAACCTGTTTTTCACGCTGACGACGGCGCTGGTAAACCTGGGATTCGCTTTTCTGATCGTAAAAGTGTCTGACTGGACGGCCAGCGAGCCTTTCGGGCTGTTGTACCTCTTCGGGATGCCGGTTTGGCTGCATTGCCTGCTGGCGGTGATGATGATGGATTTCATCGGGGCCTGGCTGGTGCATTGGGTGCAACACAAAACCGCGTGGATGTGGCATTTCCACAAAATCCACCATACAGACACGGCGGTAGATGCCACCACGGCCCTGCGGCATCACCCGGTGGAGAGTGTTTTCAGAGTGGGCGCGTTGCTGTTGGCGATTTTCACGATGGGCGTACCGATGTGGATGGTGATGTTTTACCAGTCGCTCTCCGCTTTCATGAGCCAGTTCAACCACGCCAATATCCATTTGCCGCAAGCGGTGGACAGGGCGCTGAGCTGGGTGATCGTTTCGCCGGACATGCACAAGGTGCACCACAGTCGTTATCAACGGGAGACCGATTCGAATTACGCCAATATATTTTCTATCTGGGACCGCCTATTTGGCACGTTCGTGACCGTGAAAGATACGACCCGCCTTCGTTATGGGTTGGATGAGTACCTGGATGAACGATATCAGCAGATCGGGCCCTTGCTGAAGACACCGTGGGAAGATGTGCCGGTCGCGGACCCGCAGCATCAACAGACAGGATTGCACCAATAG
- a CDS encoding efflux RND transporter permease subunit — translation MKITEVSIKRPTVVVVLFTILTLLGLMSYKALNYELLPKFSSPIVTIATVYPGASPSEVESTVTKKIEDAVASMENIKKLTSKSSESLSLVTVELNNDADEDIGLQDAQRKVNAILADLPGDAKPPSLNKFSLDDLPIMTLAATAKMDDRKFFDLIDKRIQPMLSRLPGVAQISLIGGQEREIQINIDPKKLEAYKLSIMQVRQIVTNANLDFPTGKVKTTDQQILVRLAGKYKDVDQLRALVLTTTASGTQVRLGDVADVQDAQKDAERLARVDRDASIALMVQKQSDANAVTVSEEIHKSIAKIEKEYEAAGLKIKIANDNSVFTLESADSVIHDLIIAVLLVAAVMMLFLHSLRNAIFVMISIPASLIATFIGMKLFGFSLNLMSLLGLSLVVGILVDDAIVVLENIYRHMEMGKNKVRAAFDGVKEIGFTVTSITLVIVVVFLPISLTNELVSKILREFCVVVMISTMLSLLTSFTIVPLLASRFGKLTHLTGKNFFEKFILWFERQLDKFTRWMTGMLKWALAHKTITLVGSVVLLLASFQLVGRGYIGGEFIPKGDRGQFIVMLEMPKDASLEQTNQATLKAEAFLEKKPEVTSLITTVGQTSEDGFGTSQSTAYKSEITVQLIDLHKREAADLIATRVKKELKAALPGVKVKTTSVSIMGTAERAPIDVIVMGTDLDSVFKFAKAGMAELQKIEGATEVKLSVEEGNPEINVQVDRDKMSALGLTLENVGGTMQTAFSGTADDSKVKFRQGEYEYDINIRFGDFNRRNIQDVSNIDFKNDKGELVKLAQFATITEGSGPSRLERRDKSTSVSIQSQVMGKPAGTVTQEFVKKLNELPKPMGVSFVLGGDAENQGDSFSTLGVALLISIIMVYLIMVALYDNYIYPFVVMFSIPLAIIGALLALALTNNTLNIFTILGMIMLIGLVAKNAIILVDFTNQMKEEGQSTYDALIHANHARLRPILMTTIAMVIGMLPIALATGGVASTKNGLAWVIIGGLITSMFLTLIVVPVIYYVVDKAMAKFGMGRISKKRYIRQRMVAPTEQEIESRDLQSASMMN, via the coding sequence ATGAAGATTACAGAAGTATCGATAAAAAGGCCAACGGTAGTGGTGGTGCTATTCACCATCCTGACGCTGCTCGGGCTCATGAGCTACAAGGCGCTCAACTATGAGCTGCTGCCCAAGTTCTCGTCGCCCATCGTGACCATTGCCACCGTATACCCCGGGGCATCGCCCTCGGAAGTGGAATCCACCGTCACCAAGAAAATTGAAGACGCCGTGGCCTCCATGGAAAACATCAAGAAACTGACCTCCAAATCCTCCGAAAGCCTCTCCCTGGTTACGGTGGAACTGAATAACGACGCCGACGAAGACATCGGCCTGCAAGACGCGCAAAGGAAGGTGAACGCCATCCTCGCCGACCTGCCGGGCGATGCCAAACCGCCGTCCCTCAACAAATTCTCCCTCGACGACCTTCCGATCATGACCCTCGCCGCCACGGCGAAAATGGACGACCGGAAATTCTTCGACCTGATCGACAAGCGCATCCAGCCCATGCTGTCCCGCTTGCCCGGTGTGGCCCAGATCTCCCTGATCGGCGGCCAGGAAAGGGAAATCCAGATCAACATCGACCCGAAAAAACTCGAAGCGTACAAGCTCTCCATCATGCAGGTACGCCAGATCGTGACCAACGCCAACCTCGATTTCCCGACCGGTAAGGTAAAAACCACCGATCAGCAGATCCTCGTTCGTCTGGCCGGTAAATATAAAGACGTAGACCAGCTCCGCGCCCTCGTACTCACCACCACCGCCTCCGGCACCCAGGTGCGCCTGGGCGACGTGGCCGATGTGCAGGATGCGCAGAAAGACGCAGAACGCCTGGCGCGGGTAGACCGCGACGCGTCTATCGCCCTCATGGTGCAGAAACAGTCGGACGCCAACGCCGTAACCGTTTCCGAAGAAATCCACAAATCCATCGCGAAAATCGAAAAAGAATATGAAGCGGCCGGATTGAAGATCAAGATCGCGAACGACAACTCCGTGTTCACCCTCGAGTCTGCCGACTCCGTGATCCATGACCTCATCATCGCCGTACTCCTTGTGGCGGCCGTGATGATGCTCTTCCTCCACAGCCTGCGCAACGCCATTTTCGTAATGATCTCCATCCCCGCGTCGCTCATCGCCACGTTCATCGGGATGAAATTGTTCGGCTTCTCGCTCAACCTCATGTCTTTGCTCGGCCTTTCGCTGGTAGTAGGTATCCTTGTGGACGACGCCATCGTGGTGCTCGAAAACATCTACCGCCACATGGAGATGGGGAAAAACAAAGTGCGCGCGGCGTTCGATGGCGTGAAGGAAATCGGGTTCACCGTAACTTCCATTACGCTCGTAATCGTGGTAGTGTTCCTCCCGATCTCGCTGACCAACGAACTGGTAAGTAAAATCCTCCGCGAATTCTGCGTGGTAGTGATGATATCGACCATGCTGTCGCTGCTGACATCGTTCACCATCGTGCCGCTGCTGGCTTCCCGCTTCGGTAAGCTCACGCATCTCACCGGCAAGAACTTCTTCGAGAAATTCATTCTGTGGTTTGAACGCCAGCTGGATAAATTCACCCGTTGGATGACCGGCATGCTGAAATGGGCGCTGGCACACAAAACGATCACCCTCGTTGGTTCCGTAGTGCTGCTGCTGGCTTCTTTCCAGCTCGTGGGCCGCGGGTACATCGGCGGCGAGTTCATCCCGAAAGGCGACCGCGGCCAGTTTATCGTGATGCTCGAAATGCCGAAAGACGCATCCCTCGAACAAACCAACCAGGCTACCCTGAAAGCGGAAGCCTTCCTGGAGAAAAAACCGGAAGTGACTTCGCTGATCACCACCGTGGGCCAGACTTCGGAAGACGGTTTCGGTACTTCCCAGTCTACCGCCTACAAATCGGAAATCACCGTTCAGCTGATAGATCTGCACAAGCGTGAAGCGGCAGACCTCATCGCCACCCGCGTGAAAAAAGAGCTGAAAGCGGCCCTCCCCGGCGTGAAGGTGAAAACCACCTCCGTGAGCATCATGGGTACGGCAGAGCGTGCGCCCATCGACGTGATCGTGATGGGTACCGATCTCGACTCGGTGTTCAAATTCGCGAAAGCGGGCATGGCAGAGCTGCAGAAGATCGAAGGCGCCACGGAAGTGAAACTGTCTGTGGAAGAAGGAAACCCCGAGATCAACGTGCAGGTAGACCGCGACAAGATGTCGGCACTCGGCCTCACGCTCGAAAACGTGGGCGGTACGATGCAGACCGCGTTCAGCGGTACGGCCGACGACTCGAAGGTGAAATTCCGCCAGGGAGAATATGAATACGACATCAACATCCGTTTCGGCGACTTCAACCGCCGCAACATCCAGGACGTTTCCAATATCGATTTCAAGAACGACAAAGGTGAGCTGGTGAAACTGGCGCAATTCGCGACCATCACCGAAGGTTCCGGCCCGAGCCGCCTCGAGCGCCGCGACAAGAGCACCTCGGTGTCTATCCAGAGCCAGGTGATGGGTAAGCCCGCGGGTACGGTAACCCAGGAGTTCGTGAAAAAGCTCAACGAGCTGCCGAAACCCATGGGCGTAAGCTTTGTGCTGGGCGGCGACGCCGAAAACCAGGGCGACTCGTTCTCTACCCTCGGTGTGGCACTGCTCATCTCCATTATTATGGTGTACCTCATCATGGTGGCGCTGTACGACAACTACATCTATCCTTTCGTGGTGATGTTCTCCATCCCGCTGGCCATCATCGGTGCCTTGCTGGCGCTGGCGTTGACCAACAATACGCTGAACATCTTTACCATCCTGGGTATGATCATGCTGATCGGTCTGGTGGCGAAGAACGCGATCATCCTCGTCGACTTTACCAACCAGATGAAGGAAGAAGGCCAGAGCACTTACGACGCGCTCATCCACGCCAACCACGCCCGTCTCCGCCCGATCCTCATGACCACCATCGCGATGGTGATCGGTATGTTGCCGATCGCTCTGGCAACGGGTGGTGTGGCCTCGACCAAGAACGGCCTGGCATGGGTGATCATCGGTGGTCTCATCACCTCGATGTTCCTCACGCTGATCGTGGTGCCCGTAATTTATTATGTGGTAGACAAGGCGATGGCGAAGTTCGGTATGGGACGTATTTCCAAGAAACGTTACATCCGCCAGCGGATGGTAGCGCCTACGGAACAGGAAATCGAATCGCGCGACCTGCAATCCGCTTCGATGATGAACTGA